The following coding sequences lie in one Heyndrickxia oleronia genomic window:
- a CDS encoding HAD family hydrolase, whose amino-acid sequence MYTAFIFDLDGTIIDSEMIGLTALQATLKEQGIDKDLDSLRFSLGIPGLKTLEILNIADIPTTLESWMEREKPLLKNVPLFEGIIEVIDQLPKMGIVTSKTAEEMDNSFYLLNIHQKFEVIVCASDTKRHKPYPDPLNLGLSLLHCEPNQAIYIGDSIYDMRCAHAAGVDFGLALWGARLTDGFDEAQYIFETPGDILKLMND is encoded by the coding sequence ATGTATACCGCTTTTATATTTGATTTAGATGGGACAATTATTGATTCGGAAATGATCGGATTGACAGCCTTACAAGCAACCTTAAAAGAACAAGGAATTGATAAGGATTTAGATTCTTTACGTTTTTCATTAGGAATACCAGGGTTAAAAACGTTGGAAATATTAAATATTGCAGACATCCCAACAACTCTTGAATCATGGATGGAAAGGGAAAAACCGTTATTAAAAAATGTTCCTCTGTTTGAGGGGATAATAGAAGTTATTGATCAATTACCAAAGATGGGAATAGTTACATCTAAAACAGCTGAGGAAATGGACAATAGTTTTTATTTATTAAATATCCATCAAAAATTTGAGGTAATTGTTTGTGCAAGTGATACTAAAAGGCATAAACCATACCCGGATCCTCTAAATTTAGGGTTAAGTTTACTGCATTGTGAGCCTAATCAAGCCATCTATATAGGAGATTCCATTTATGATATGAGGTGTGCACATGCTGCTGGGGTTGATTTTGGTTTAGCATTGTGGGGAGCAAGATTAACGGATGGTTTTGATGAAGCACAATATATTTTCGAAACACCTGGTGATATATTAAAATTAATGAATGATTAA
- a CDS encoding ABC transporter ATP-binding protein: MTKVILEARQVAKKLNRKLILDNVSLRCERNMIIAIQGKNGSGKSTLLKLLAGIYEPTNGQMIRRTRKIGYVPEHFPEKLRFKVKEYLMLIGSIHNIDKQQLDAKLIKYFQLFNIEAYLQTPLKLCSKGTKQKVGIIQALLHDPDILLLDEPLTGLDATSQDELILILEKLKRERTILFTTHEEMMVDRLADQIFYVDSGKLLTLNRSRRKLMQIKIECDHSERLKEVDVAFHIRSVGPETILTVDGEKSDQLLLELLQNNFSVREVKEVNEC, encoded by the coding sequence ATGACTAAGGTAATTTTAGAAGCCAGACAAGTTGCTAAAAAGTTAAATAGAAAACTAATTTTAGATAATGTATCGCTCCGATGTGAGCGGAATATGATTATCGCCATTCAAGGGAAAAATGGATCAGGAAAAAGTACATTGCTCAAACTCTTGGCAGGTATTTATGAACCGACTAATGGACAAATGATAAGAAGAACTAGAAAGATAGGTTATGTTCCCGAACATTTTCCGGAGAAATTAAGATTCAAAGTAAAAGAGTATTTAATGTTGATAGGTTCAATACATAATATAGATAAACAACAGTTAGATGCTAAGCTTATTAAGTATTTTCAGTTATTCAATATTGAAGCATATCTTCAAACACCATTGAAGTTATGCTCTAAAGGGACAAAACAGAAGGTAGGGATTATTCAAGCTTTGCTACATGATCCAGACATTCTTTTGTTAGACGAACCCTTAACTGGACTAGATGCTACATCACAGGATGAACTAATTCTTATATTGGAAAAATTAAAACGAGAACGGACCATCCTTTTTACAACACATGAAGAGATGATGGTAGATAGATTAGCGGATCAGATATTTTATGTAGATTCCGGAAAATTATTAACCCTCAATAGGTCACGAAGGAAACTGATGCAAATAAAAATAGAATGTGATCACAGTGAAAGATTAAAAGAGGTAGATGTAGCTTTTCATATACGGTCTGTAGGCCCAGAAACAATACTCACTGTGGATGGTGAAAAAAGCGATCAATTATTGTTAGAACTGCTGCAAAATAACTTTTCTGTTCGTGAAGTGAAGGAAGTGAATGAATGTTGA
- a CDS encoding response regulator transcription factor has product MLVPFNTLYEQVQRIEQAESHEDQLFLILKTYMELYPVLNATLSRYSSLGFLGEGIISIDMKALEYISEMRDDIRSIPIVYSAIQERRSKICKGIDCLKMTSSKYQIASNVQAISVTPISYGTFVFGFICSTLFEPKQPLNDGLLDSFTQFGKLVGQIMAGTAFIHNGMKLSKREIEVMRRVSWGESAKEMAATMKISEFTINQYVKSSIKKLGANNRAQAVGILLREGIIT; this is encoded by the coding sequence ATGTTGGTACCATTTAATACTTTATATGAGCAAGTACAAAGAATTGAACAAGCCGAATCCCATGAGGACCAATTATTTCTTATTCTAAAAACGTACATGGAGCTTTATCCAGTGTTAAATGCTACCTTATCAAGATATTCTTCATTAGGTTTTTTAGGAGAAGGAATAATCTCTATTGACATGAAAGCACTTGAGTATATTAGTGAAATGAGAGATGATATACGATCCATCCCTATCGTTTATTCTGCCATTCAAGAACGACGATCAAAGATTTGCAAAGGGATAGATTGCTTGAAAATGACTAGCAGCAAATATCAAATAGCTTCTAATGTACAAGCCATCTCTGTTACGCCAATAAGTTATGGCACTTTTGTATTTGGTTTTATTTGCTCAACGCTTTTTGAACCCAAACAGCCATTAAATGATGGACTCCTAGATTCATTCACGCAATTTGGAAAATTAGTTGGGCAGATAATGGCAGGCACCGCATTTATTCATAATGGAATGAAGTTAAGTAAAAGAGAAATAGAAGTAATGCGAAGAGTATCCTGGGGAGAAAGCGCAAAGGAAATGGCGGCTACGATGAAGATTAGTGAATTTACAATTAATCAGTATGTGAAGTCCTCTATAAAAAAATTAGGAGCAAATAACCGTGCTCAAGCTGTAGGAATATTACTACGCGAAGGGATAATTACATAA
- a CDS encoding DedA family protein has translation MSHSIYAFIEEWGIWGIIFSMFIEGSSFPFIGTFFLITMGVVMELTWFEMIFTSIFGSFLYAVGSYIPYYFGYKVGKITENRLTSKRREKYQKTKEYFSRYGVWSVAISSPLPLGNFVPFMAGISRMNIGLYTLLTMIGIIPTTFLYLSIGHFYPGNIQELIQQIQHFQITILIGIVLIFGLYIWSKLRHKYQNHTERMESDN, from the coding sequence ATGTCTCATTCAATTTATGCTTTTATTGAAGAGTGGGGGATATGGGGGATTATTTTCTCAATGTTTATTGAAGGAAGTTCTTTCCCCTTTATTGGAACGTTCTTTCTCATAACTATGGGCGTTGTAATGGAACTAACCTGGTTTGAAATGATCTTTACCTCGATTTTTGGAAGTTTCTTATATGCAGTGGGAAGTTATATCCCATATTATTTCGGTTACAAGGTAGGGAAAATTACTGAAAACAGATTAACCTCAAAAAGAAGAGAAAAGTATCAAAAAACGAAAGAATATTTTAGTAGGTATGGTGTTTGGAGTGTGGCTATATCAAGTCCACTTCCGTTAGGGAATTTTGTTCCTTTTATGGCTGGGATATCTAGAATGAATATTGGATTGTATACACTACTAACAATGATTGGAATCATCCCAACAACCTTTCTATATTTGAGTATTGGCCATTTTTATCCTGGTAACATCCAAGAGCTTATTCAACAAATTCAACATTTCCAAATCACTATTCTAATTGGAATTGTCCTTATCTTTGGTCTATATATTTGGAGCAAATTACGACATAAATATCAAAATCACACAGAGCGGATGGAAAGTGACAATTAG
- a CDS encoding aldo/keto reductase, whose protein sequence is MNYVTLNNGLKMPQLGFGVWQVEDNQATDAVAKALEVGYTSIDTAMIYKNEKGVGKALQQSSVPREELFITTKVWNTDQGYENTLRAFDESLERLGLDYVDLYLIHWPTPEYDQYVDTYKALEKLYKDGRVKAIGVCNFDIEHLERILKECEIKPVLNQVECHPYLIQSELKEFCAKHDIFVEAWSPLQQGGEVLKNESVMKIAEAHGKTPAQVVLRWHLQNNTIVIPKSVTPSRIEENFNVFDFELSTNEMEEINKLNRNERKGPKPSEMNVR, encoded by the coding sequence ATGAATTACGTAACATTAAACAATGGATTAAAAATGCCACAATTAGGTTTCGGTGTATGGCAGGTAGAAGATAATCAAGCTACGGATGCAGTTGCAAAGGCACTTGAAGTTGGTTATACATCAATCGACACAGCGATGATTTATAAAAATGAAAAAGGCGTAGGAAAAGCGCTACAACAATCCTCTGTTCCTCGTGAAGAATTGTTTATTACAACAAAAGTATGGAATACTGATCAAGGTTATGAAAACACTCTTCGTGCATTTGATGAGAGTTTAGAACGTCTTGGACTTGACTACGTTGATTTATATCTTATTCACTGGCCTACTCCAGAATATGATCAATACGTGGATACATATAAAGCATTAGAAAAGCTCTATAAAGATGGTCGTGTTAAAGCAATTGGAGTTTGTAATTTTGACATAGAACATTTGGAGCGCATTCTTAAAGAATGTGAAATTAAACCGGTATTAAACCAAGTAGAATGTCATCCTTACCTTATTCAAAGTGAATTAAAAGAATTTTGTGCGAAGCATGATATATTTGTTGAAGCATGGAGTCCTTTGCAACAAGGTGGCGAAGTTCTAAAGAATGAATCCGTTATGAAAATTGCTGAAGCACATGGTAAAACCCCAGCACAAGTTGTCTTACGCTGGCACTTACAAAATAATACAATTGTGATTCCAAAATCAGTAACTCCATCAAGAATTGAAGAAAACTTTAATGTTTTTGATTTTGAACTTTCTACAAATGAAATGGAAGAAATCAACAAATTAAACCGTAATGAACGTAAAGGCCCGAAACCAAGTGAAATGAACGTTCGTTAA
- a CDS encoding ATP-binding protein gives MLKNYYGRIIATTFFIIAFSVWNIIYYGLNGYRFNIFLDSSYTFILAIIVWWLGSYFDRSKLLYENLRKSEENIKKLLDETDYIFDNLDQVVFQTDKSGQITKLNQAWVNLTGYKVHECIGSQLTFFIYHEDEWIGNKMFSDLTASKKSTMRQELRLRKIEGGYVLVEMNCKVTYDSFGQLFSTVGTFTDITERKQSEQEILQLNENLAKRSEKLRVVSQLSAAIAHEVRNPLTSISGFIQLLNEQKQIDHEYIEIILKEIAKIELVIADLLTLSKPQTVTLKKYDLIQIIDYVLTLIKPMAQKHRIVIKFNKADTPIWVLAEENQLKLVFINIIKNAIEAINYEGVIEIVPSLACHDFVSIYIKDNGPGIPEEIIKHIGQPFYSTKDKGTGLGLTTCFKIIEIHKGKIHITSQVKKGTTIELILPQYLRDE, from the coding sequence ATGTTAAAAAATTACTATGGTAGAATCATAGCCACTACATTTTTTATTATTGCATTTTCAGTTTGGAATATCATTTACTATGGGTTAAATGGCTATCGTTTTAATATTTTTTTGGATAGTTCATATACGTTTATTCTTGCAATAATTGTTTGGTGGCTTGGTTCATACTTTGACCGTTCTAAGCTCCTCTATGAAAATTTAAGAAAAAGTGAAGAAAATATAAAAAAATTACTAGATGAAACAGACTATATATTCGACAACCTTGATCAAGTGGTGTTTCAAACAGACAAAAGTGGCCAAATTACAAAATTAAATCAAGCATGGGTTAATCTCACGGGATATAAGGTACATGAATGTATTGGCAGTCAGCTAACCTTTTTTATCTATCATGAAGATGAATGGATTGGAAATAAAATGTTTAGTGACTTAACCGCTTCAAAAAAGTCGACAATGAGACAAGAACTTCGTTTACGAAAAATTGAAGGTGGCTATGTTTTAGTAGAAATGAATTGTAAGGTAACCTATGATTCGTTCGGCCAATTATTCTCTACAGTTGGAACATTTACAGACATAACAGAACGGAAACAATCAGAGCAGGAAATACTACAATTAAACGAAAACCTCGCTAAACGCTCTGAAAAATTAAGAGTTGTTTCGCAGTTATCTGCAGCTATCGCACATGAAGTAAGAAATCCATTAACATCTATTTCAGGATTTATTCAACTATTAAATGAACAAAAACAAATTGACCATGAATATATCGAAATCATTCTTAAAGAAATTGCGAAAATAGAACTGGTCATTGCAGATTTATTGACCTTATCGAAGCCTCAAACCGTCACTTTAAAAAAATATGATCTTATTCAAATCATCGATTATGTTCTAACATTGATAAAACCGATGGCACAGAAGCATCGAATTGTTATAAAGTTTAATAAAGCAGATACACCTATTTGGGTTTTAGCTGAAGAAAACCAGTTAAAATTAGTGTTTATTAATATCATCAAGAATGCAATCGAAGCCATTAATTATGAAGGAGTAATTGAAATCGTTCCAAGCTTAGCTTGTCATGATTTTGTTTCGATTTATATTAAGGATAATGGCCCTGGAATACCGGAAGAAATTATAAAACATATTGGACAACCCTTCTATTCCACTAAGGATAAAGGAACTGGTCTTGGTTTAACTACCTGCTTTAAAATTATTGAAATTCACAAGGGAAAAATCCATATTACTAGTCAGGTAAAAAAAGGGACTACCATCGAGCTCATTCTTCCTCAATATTTACGAGATGAGTAG
- a CDS encoding SDR family NAD(P)-dependent oxidoreductase, giving the protein MSFEGKCGIVTGAGSGIGRATAEKLAKLGAKLLLVDYNAEALQETVELIKPKNRELYGFQANIADVSQVRGYVEKAIQLFGKIDFFHNNAGVLQKPTNLHEIENDEFERVINVNLKGAYYGLKYVLQQMVRQQSGAIVNTSSHAGIRAEPYLGVYAATKHALSGLTVTAACEYGAQGIRVNAVCPGGVKTNMTVGMLDENDKSSYGPMQRAASPNEIADAVTYLLSEEASYINGVLLPVDGGLSS; this is encoded by the coding sequence ATGAGCTTTGAAGGAAAATGTGGAATTGTAACAGGTGCAGGCAGTGGAATTGGCAGAGCGACAGCTGAAAAACTCGCTAAGTTAGGAGCTAAGCTTTTACTAGTCGATTATAATGCAGAAGCTTTACAGGAAACTGTGGAATTGATTAAGCCAAAAAACAGAGAGTTATATGGATTCCAAGCTAATATTGCCGACGTTTCTCAAGTAAGGGGCTATGTAGAGAAAGCGATACAGTTATTTGGTAAAATTGACTTTTTTCACAATAATGCAGGTGTATTACAAAAGCCTACTAATCTACACGAAATTGAAAATGATGAATTTGAACGAGTCATCAATGTAAACCTGAAAGGCGCCTATTATGGATTAAAATATGTTTTACAGCAAATGGTGAGACAACAATCAGGGGCTATTGTTAATACTTCTTCACATGCTGGAATTAGAGCTGAACCATATCTCGGTGTATATGCAGCTACGAAACATGCATTATCTGGTCTTACTGTGACTGCGGCATGTGAATACGGTGCGCAAGGTATTCGCGTTAATGCTGTTTGTCCGGGTGGCGTAAAAACAAATATGACTGTAGGAATGCTTGATGAAAACGATAAGTCCAGCTATGGTCCAATGCAAAGGGCTGCATCTCCTAATGAAATAGCAGATGCCGTTACGTATTTATTATCTGAAGAAGCTTCATATATTAACGGGGTCTTATTACCAGTTGATGGTGGATTATCAAGTTGA
- a CDS encoding CBO0543 family protein, giving the protein MITVKRLKSLNEQELPKKRSHSSIRNLIPTLLFASLIGTYLDLFFTGVGLYTFPKRPFPELFSINIFFPLVGLPCLIILYLYIIRYLSKWRKAGLIMLLSLLMAVFERYSETLGFLDHTNSWKHIYSVFGYSLYFAVIDYFYRWSNKSYE; this is encoded by the coding sequence ATGATTACTGTAAAACGCTTGAAAAGCTTGAACGAGCAGGAATTGCCAAAAAAACGATCACATTCCTCAATTAGAAATTTGATCCCTACCTTGCTTTTCGCTTCGCTTATTGGCACCTATCTAGATCTATTTTTTACAGGAGTTGGTTTATATACCTTCCCTAAAAGGCCATTTCCTGAACTATTTTCGATTAATATTTTCTTTCCACTGGTCGGACTCCCTTGTTTAATTATTCTCTACCTCTATATTATCCGTTACTTATCTAAATGGAGGAAAGCAGGCTTAATCATGCTATTAAGCCTGCTCATGGCTGTTTTTGAAAGATACTCTGAAACGCTTGGCTTTCTGGATCATACGAATTCATGGAAACATATTTATTCAGTTTTTGGCTATTCCCTTTATTTTGCTGTTATTGATTATTTCTATCGCTGGTCAAACAAGTCCTATGAATGA
- a CDS encoding flavin-containing monooxygenase, with protein sequence MTSMNLSISKKIELDAVVVGAGFSGLYMLLTLREAGYSVKAFEKGEGVGGVWYWNRYPGARCDTESFSYNYTFSEELFQEWTWTSRYPEQPEILAYLNYVADKFYLRKDIQFNTTIQSAHYNERTNRWDIQTDSNQHISAKYFISGVGCLSASNLPKIKGLDDFKGKWYHTGHWPHEKVHFKGKKVGIIGTGSSGVQSIPEIAKEAERLFVFQRTPQYVAPANNYPYTNDEMNRLKTNFHLLKQQMKSTMFGMPNDAPNKSALDDSDEERQKIYEEAWKKGGFYLATSYNDLLVNEKSNETIAQFFRGKIKEIINNPDLANALQPNYYYGTKRPILGTNFYETFNRSNVELVNLKETPIKEIYDQGVRTIKEEYDLDILVFATGYDGMTGPLFKIDIRGRDGLSLKDKWDEGASTRTYLGLMTAGFPNFFMITGPESPSVLSNMPLCIEQHVDWIIDCINYLEENSFDVIEAKREAEDRWSQHCREIAESTLYTKTDSWYTGANIKGKPRRFLIYLPGIGPYRKICNDVANNDYEGFHLLNMSEKPIH encoded by the coding sequence ATGACATCAATGAATCTATCAATTTCAAAAAAGATAGAGCTTGATGCTGTTGTTGTTGGAGCAGGATTTTCCGGATTATACATGTTATTAACCTTAAGAGAAGCGGGATATTCTGTCAAAGCGTTTGAAAAAGGAGAAGGCGTTGGAGGGGTCTGGTATTGGAACCGGTATCCAGGAGCACGTTGTGATACAGAAAGTTTTTCTTATAATTATACCTTTTCAGAGGAGCTATTTCAGGAGTGGACATGGACTTCACGATATCCAGAGCAACCAGAAATTTTAGCTTACTTAAATTATGTAGCTGACAAATTTTATTTGCGAAAGGATATTCAGTTTAATACAACGATTCAATCTGCTCATTATAATGAACGGACGAATCGTTGGGATATACAAACTGATAGTAATCAGCATATATCAGCTAAGTATTTTATCTCGGGTGTAGGATGTTTATCAGCATCCAATCTACCAAAGATCAAAGGATTAGATGATTTTAAAGGAAAATGGTATCATACGGGCCATTGGCCACATGAAAAGGTTCATTTTAAAGGGAAAAAGGTTGGTATTATTGGTACTGGTTCAAGCGGTGTACAATCAATACCAGAGATTGCGAAAGAGGCAGAACGATTGTTCGTGTTTCAGCGGACACCGCAATATGTGGCTCCAGCAAATAATTATCCATATACAAATGATGAAATGAATCGATTGAAAACAAATTTTCATCTGTTAAAGCAACAAATGAAAAGCACAATGTTTGGTATGCCAAATGATGCTCCGAATAAGTCAGCTTTAGATGATTCTGATGAAGAACGGCAAAAGATTTATGAAGAAGCCTGGAAAAAAGGTGGTTTTTACCTAGCAACTTCTTATAATGATCTTCTCGTCAATGAAAAATCAAATGAAACAATCGCTCAATTTTTTAGAGGAAAAATAAAAGAGATTATTAATAATCCTGATTTGGCTAATGCTTTACAGCCTAATTATTATTATGGTACGAAGCGTCCTATATTAGGAACTAATTTTTATGAAACGTTTAATCGCTCAAATGTAGAATTAGTGAATCTGAAAGAAACACCAATAAAAGAAATTTATGATCAAGGCGTTCGAACAATAAAAGAAGAGTATGATTTGGATATATTAGTTTTTGCAACGGGGTATGACGGTATGACTGGTCCTTTATTTAAAATAGACATTAGAGGGAGAGATGGACTTTCATTAAAGGATAAATGGGACGAAGGTGCATCTACTAGAACCTATTTAGGTTTAATGACCGCTGGATTTCCAAACTTCTTTATGATAACTGGTCCTGAAAGTCCTTCTGTTCTTAGTAATATGCCGCTTTGTATTGAACAGCATGTTGATTGGATTATAGATTGCATCAATTATCTTGAGGAAAATAGCTTTGATGTTATTGAAGCTAAGAGAGAAGCGGAGGATAGATGGAGTCAGCATTGTAGGGAAATAGCGGAGTCTACTTTATATACTAAAACCGATTCCTGGTATACAGGTGCAAATATAAAGGGAAAACCACGAAGATTTCTTATCTATTTACCTGGAATAGGACCTTACCGAAAAATTTGTAATGATGTAGCTAATAACGACTATGAAGGTTTTCATTTATTAAACATGTCAGAAAAACCGATCCACTAG
- a CDS encoding DUF6509 family protein: MEITGHIVEKLNDPTGIIVGDRYEFFLNIEVPEDDELYSENGVLLKVIYAVEDQGSRIALYQFIERATNEVLDFALEDEEEELVNEYCKQHIE; the protein is encoded by the coding sequence ATGGAAATTACTGGTCATATCGTTGAAAAATTAAACGATCCTACAGGTATTATCGTTGGGGATCGTTATGAGTTCTTTCTCAATATTGAAGTACCTGAAGATGATGAGCTGTACTCTGAAAATGGAGTTTTATTAAAGGTCATTTATGCTGTAGAAGATCAGGGATCAAGAATTGCTCTGTATCAATTTATTGAAAGAGCAACAAATGAAGTCCTTGATTTTGCATTAGAGGACGAAGAAGAAGAATTGGTTAATGAATATTGCAAGCAACATATTGAGTAA
- the thrS gene encoding threonine--tRNA ligase has product MSIEMEAEKRNHRKLGQQLELFMSSEEAPGMPFFLPKGMVIRNELEYFWKQKHHLAGYQEIKTPIMMKQELWEKSGHWDHYHENMYFSKVDDQNYAIKPMNCPGAVLIFNNKRRSYRELPIRYGELGLVHRHELSGSLNGLLRVRSFTQDDAHIFVREDQIESEIDKVLELVDEFYSEFGFSYKIELSTRPEKYMGSEEIWDKAEAALESVLQKKELPYQINHGDGAFYGPKIDYHILDSLGRSWQCGTVQLDFQMPEKFNCQYIGEDNKYHIPIMIHRAIYGSLERFMAILIEHYAGDFPLWLAPIQAKILPISDKHLPYAEHIKQQFQQVGIRIEIDERIEKMGFKIRDAETEKIPFMLIIGDQEIENGAVSLRRRGEGNLGQMSVMDALDKITKEKNTRENHS; this is encoded by the coding sequence ATGTCAATTGAAATGGAAGCAGAAAAACGAAATCATCGTAAATTAGGTCAACAATTAGAGTTATTTATGTCATCAGAAGAAGCGCCGGGTATGCCTTTCTTCTTACCAAAAGGAATGGTCATACGAAATGAACTCGAGTATTTTTGGAAACAAAAGCATCATTTAGCTGGATATCAGGAAATTAAGACACCGATCATGATGAAACAAGAGTTATGGGAGAAATCAGGTCATTGGGACCATTATCATGAAAACATGTATTTTTCGAAAGTGGACGATCAAAATTATGCTATTAAGCCAATGAATTGTCCGGGTGCTGTTCTCATTTTTAATAATAAACGTCGAAGCTATCGTGAGCTCCCGATACGATACGGAGAACTAGGATTAGTTCATCGGCATGAACTTTCTGGATCTTTAAATGGTCTGCTACGAGTACGTTCGTTTACACAGGATGATGCACATATTTTTGTACGAGAGGATCAAATTGAATCTGAAATTGATAAGGTACTAGAACTAGTGGATGAATTTTATTCAGAATTTGGATTTAGCTATAAAATTGAACTTTCCACTCGACCTGAGAAATATATGGGCTCAGAGGAAATATGGGACAAAGCAGAGGCGGCTTTGGAATCAGTACTACAGAAAAAAGAGCTTCCTTATCAAATAAACCATGGAGATGGAGCGTTTTACGGGCCAAAGATTGATTATCATATTTTAGATTCATTAGGTAGAAGCTGGCAATGCGGTACCGTACAACTTGATTTTCAAATGCCAGAAAAATTTAATTGCCAATATATCGGTGAGGATAATAAATATCATATTCCAATTATGATTCACCGAGCTATTTACGGATCGCTTGAGCGCTTTATGGCCATATTGATTGAACATTATGCTGGTGATTTCCCTTTATGGTTAGCTCCTATACAAGCGAAGATTTTGCCTATTTCTGATAAGCACCTTCCGTATGCCGAGCACATTAAACAGCAATTTCAACAAGTTGGAATACGAATTGAAATCGACGAAAGAATTGAAAAAATGGGCTTTAAAATAAGAGATGCAGAAACAGAAAAGATACCGTTCATGCTCATAATTGGTGATCAAGAAATTGAAAATGGAGCGGTATCTTTAAGGAGACGAGGAGAGGGAAACCTTGGTCAAATGAGTGTGATGGACGCTTTGGATAAAATTACAAAAGAAAAAAATACTCGAGAAAATCATTCATAG
- a CDS encoding DUF2515 family protein codes for MFLIKQKKKIQLTDALLKIKKELNKNHKNSLVPLLPKEERLLHEIIQNTIIHNKNNLTRTKAYLDFYQRHPEIHWAFLGHMVSRNGGWNMTDLKGELLSKLVSKKEAIAFFTFLERGNWLIFQDAYPQFLVYEESMKRGQNLFHLLPHLHISSFMFTIWNHFWKDRNPYLLAIALIINEQNYLEIRIINNQTFKKQVFETFEFKIQEILSMNHIIFPYLENNQIVLVGQTLNHFESLHERILLGKRLYNILFDHPERLKKTVHWAITHSHTGSRKDYWPHLFNDVNEGVPGVEWKTRLKSCQIESSCPRFYSPRLPYAWKNSIHEKAEIKDWYTNWQVIQYLVDSKEKVDGEIKHDYCKTLEKLERAGIAKKTITFLN; via the coding sequence GTGTTTTTGATCAAGCAGAAGAAAAAAATACAATTAACAGATGCTTTATTAAAAATAAAAAAAGAGTTAAACAAAAATCATAAAAATTCACTAGTCCCTCTTCTCCCCAAAGAGGAGAGATTACTCCACGAAATAATACAGAATACCATCATTCATAATAAAAATAATCTTACGAGAACAAAGGCATATCTTGATTTTTACCAACGTCACCCTGAAATCCATTGGGCTTTTTTAGGTCATATGGTATCAAGGAATGGTGGTTGGAACATGACCGATTTAAAAGGTGAATTACTGTCCAAATTAGTAAGTAAAAAAGAAGCGATCGCCTTCTTTACCTTTCTTGAGAGAGGGAATTGGCTTATATTCCAGGATGCTTATCCCCAATTTTTAGTGTACGAGGAAAGCATGAAGCGTGGCCAAAATTTATTTCATCTCCTTCCTCACCTACATATTTCATCATTTATGTTCACCATTTGGAATCATTTTTGGAAAGATCGAAATCCTTATCTATTAGCCATCGCTCTTATCATTAATGAACAAAATTATTTAGAAATTAGAATCATTAACAATCAAACATTTAAGAAGCAAGTCTTCGAAACATTTGAATTCAAAATACAAGAAATCCTTTCAATGAACCATATTATCTTTCCCTATCTAGAAAACAATCAAATAGTATTAGTTGGCCAAACATTAAATCATTTTGAAAGTTTGCATGAGCGAATACTATTAGGGAAGCGATTATACAATATCTTATTTGACCATCCAGAACGATTGAAGAAAACAGTGCACTGGGCAATAACCCATTCTCATACTGGTTCCCGAAAAGACTACTGGCCTCATCTATTTAATGATGTGAATGAAGGAGTACCAGGTGTTGAATGGAAAACAAGGTTAAAGTCTTGTCAGATCGAATCTAGCTGTCCTCGTTTTTATAGTCCTAGACTACCTTATGCTTGGAAAAATTCTATTCATGAAAAAGCAGAAATCAAAGATTGGTACACAAATTGGCAAGTTATCCAATACCTCGTAGACTCAAAAGAAAAAGTAGATGGAGAGATTAAGCATGATTACTGTAAAACGCTTGAAAAGCTTGAACGAGCAGGAATTGCCAAAAAAACGATCACATTCCTCAATTAG